In Nostoc sp. CENA543, a single genomic region encodes these proteins:
- a CDS encoding ShlB/FhaC/HecB family hemolysin secretion/activation protein, whose product MLPIKNYLYLISNNIPATLVLTFAFFLGNYPASAQAPNPEGSRNQERFPQPQPTPTPLTPESPPLQTNPTPETTPAPTSGSIQVEKIQVTGSSIFDAATLNSVTKSVEGRTVTLEELTSVADRITQLYLNRGYITSRAVLGNQKIINGVVEIQVIEGSLEKIIIEGTKRVNPHYVRSRIKLGANKPLSSASLEDQLRLLRNDPLFTNVEASLRPGTGLGQSILIVRVIEANPFEATLSLDNYSPPSIGSERLGVSATYRNLTGIGDEISAAYYRTTQGGANIYDFSYQVPLNAMNGTLQLRTSINNNEVIQQPFKSFEISGESQLYEISYRQPLLRSPREEFALSLGFTIQDGQTFTFAGPTPFGFGPDDEGNSRTRVIKFGQDYVSRDVSGAWAVRSLLSLGIGAFNATINDDAKPDGRFFSWLAQFQRVQRLNQDNLLIAQAEVQLTPNALLPSQQFVVGGGQSVRGYRQNVRAADNGLRFTLENRITTMRDASGNSTLQIAPFFDLAYVWNVDTNPNSLQSQKFLAGLGMGVLYQPTQKLNIRLDYALPLIDLDDRGTNAQDNGFYFSIGYGL is encoded by the coding sequence ATGCTACCAATTAAGAATTACCTTTATTTAATTTCTAACAACATTCCAGCAACTCTTGTTTTGACCTTCGCTTTTTTCTTGGGTAATTATCCCGCCTCTGCACAAGCCCCAAATCCAGAAGGTAGCCGTAACCAAGAACGTTTTCCCCAACCCCAACCAACACCAACACCTCTAACTCCAGAATCGCCACCTTTACAAACAAACCCCACACCAGAAACCACGCCCGCACCAACATCTGGCAGTATTCAAGTAGAAAAAATTCAAGTTACAGGTAGCAGTATTTTTGATGCCGCAACACTCAATTCTGTGACTAAATCTGTAGAGGGGCGTACCGTTACTTTAGAGGAATTAACTAGCGTTGCTGATAGGATTACACAACTTTATTTAAATCGAGGATACATCACATCTAGGGCAGTTTTAGGAAACCAAAAAATCATTAATGGTGTGGTAGAAATTCAAGTAATTGAAGGTAGCCTAGAAAAAATTATTATTGAAGGTACAAAACGTGTAAATCCTCATTATGTGCGATCACGTATTAAATTAGGTGCAAATAAACCCCTATCTTCCGCTAGTTTAGAAGACCAATTAAGATTACTCCGTAATGATCCCCTATTTACCAACGTCGAAGCTAGTTTACGTCCAGGAACTGGTTTAGGTCAAAGTATTTTAATTGTACGCGTCATCGAGGCGAACCCCTTCGAGGCGACCTTAAGCCTGGATAATTATTCCCCGCCTAGCATTGGTTCGGAAAGGTTGGGTGTGAGTGCCACCTATCGCAACCTTACAGGTATAGGTGATGAAATTTCCGCCGCCTACTACCGCACCACCCAAGGCGGGGCAAATATTTATGACTTCAGTTATCAAGTACCGTTAAATGCTATGAATGGTACTTTACAACTCAGAACTTCTATTAATAACAACGAAGTTATTCAACAACCCTTTAAAAGCTTTGAGATTAGTGGCGAATCGCAACTATACGAAATTAGCTACAGACAACCATTATTGCGATCGCCCCGTGAGGAATTTGCCTTATCATTAGGTTTCACCATCCAAGATGGGCAAACCTTTACTTTTGCAGGGCCGACACCCTTTGGATTTGGCCCCGATGATGAAGGTAACAGCCGCACCCGTGTGATTAAATTTGGTCAAGATTATGTTAGCAGAGATGTTAGTGGTGCTTGGGCAGTGCGATCGCTATTGAGTTTAGGTATTGGTGCATTTAATGCCACTATTAACGATGATGCCAAACCCGATGGACGCTTTTTTAGTTGGTTGGCACAATTCCAACGAGTCCAACGCCTCAATCAAGATAACCTATTAATTGCCCAAGCAGAGGTACAATTAACACCCAACGCCTTATTACCTTCTCAGCAATTTGTGGTCGGTGGTGGTCAGTCAGTGCGTGGTTATCGGCAAAACGTCCGTGCAGCCGACAATGGCCTAAGATTTACCCTAGAAAACCGCATCACCACAATGCGCGATGCGTCCGGTAATTCCACCCTCCAAATCGCCCCATTCTTTGATTTAGCCTACGTCTGGAACGTGGACACCAACCCCAACAGCTTACAAAGCCAAAAGTTTTTAGCTGGTTTAGGGATGGGTGTTTTATACCAACCCACACAGAAACTTAATATCAGATTAGATTACGCCCTACCCCTAATTGATTTAGATGACCGAGGTACAAACGCCCAAGATAACGGCTTTTACTTTAGTATTGGCTATGGCTTGTAG
- a CDS encoding HetP family heterocyst commitment protein, with the protein MKYQINSSETSFHRAITNEQLHQIIEAITNGRYSWACVLILRFVGHNPLHFIPQRTYSRLIKENRQTPNISVQNSSDIQ; encoded by the coding sequence ATGAAATACCAAATCAATTCTTCCGAAACAAGTTTTCATCGTGCCATAACTAATGAACAATTACATCAAATTATTGAAGCTATTACTAATGGTCGATATTCCTGGGCTTGTGTTTTAATCTTGCGCTTTGTAGGTCATAATCCACTACATTTTATTCCCCAGAGGACTTACAGTCGTTTAATAAAAGAAAATCGCCAAACACCTAATATCAGCGTACAAAACAGTAGCGATATCCAATAA
- a CDS encoding PAS domain S-box protein, with protein MTTDELTMQFDEQLIDLTHLYHALNRYPLTIKPHDSLVDAIGMMYQTRAKELSLNNLHPVCKSRNSDLVKNSCILVVEAQKVLGILTEQDIVKLTASRINFSHVAVHQVMTQPVITMKLSDLQGVMKVFSLMHNHQIRHLPIVDEEERLIGIITATSLLEVLHQLPLVGIVEALHQSSKAFNYPIAKHKNLSTETTEFYNSQELCQKDFTDCRIVQQTIRQSETIYRQIIEGQSDVILRVDLSARIKFANHAACEIFGKQLTDFVDLSIFDLFPPHELSQARQNFINLQSPPYDISIQEQAVVTVKGMRWFEWKITGIQNEIGEVTQFQGVGRDITERKLMEEALRASEEKFRYFAENSHTLFWIADIGSGNNLYVNPAYEKIWGRSCESLRQNPASWLESLHPEDRDRVLDKIEKQKRGEPTNEEYRILRPDGTVRWIWDRGFSICDAQGTIYTYGGVAEDITERKQTEDSLRQSEERLSLALKSAGMGIFDWNLLTNATLWSANMGLLYGLPQGTICPHPEEFLNLLHPDDRIPFRKAVYDSIEHQQEFISEYRVIWPDGSIHWLSSRGHTYCNEIGKPIRMIGTTRDISERKQAEQKIHEQAALLDIATDAIFVQDLTSHILYWNQGAERLYGWSASEVLGKSNQDLLYPEHSLPLYQTALKTVIAKGKWQGEFPQITKSHQEIIVQSRWTLVQDASGNPKSILIVNTDITEKKQLEEQFFRTQRLESLGTLAGGIAHDLNNILTPILAAAQLLKNKTQPKSELKLPALTTTSQHLLEIIENNAKRGAALVKQVLFFARGCKGERTIVQIKHLITDIVLIGKQTFPKSIEWMTKLPENLYSVSGDPTQLHQVLMNLVVNARDAMLEGGKITISAENVFLDQAYAQMNINAQVGHYIVIKIQDTGVGMPPKILDRIFEPFFTTKEIGTGTGLGLSTVLGITKSHSGFLTVTSKVGKGSQFNLFLPAVPSIPDTTAEDHVTPQGNGELILVVDDEVQICEIISMILEQHNYQVLTAHNGIEAIALYAQNKHKISAIVMDMMMPELDGVATIRTVQKMNPNVQIIACSGQNSPEAIADIPGVTVRQILPKPFTAAELLNSLHDAMGD; from the coding sequence ATGACAACTGACGAATTAACTATGCAATTCGACGAACAGCTCATTGATTTAACTCATCTATATCATGCTCTTAATCGTTATCCCTTAACGATTAAACCTCATGACAGCCTAGTTGATGCTATCGGCATGATGTATCAAACAAGAGCTAAAGAATTGTCCTTGAATAATTTACACCCAGTATGTAAATCTCGCAATAGTGATTTAGTAAAAAATAGTTGTATTTTAGTTGTAGAGGCGCAAAAAGTCTTAGGAATCTTGACAGAACAAGATATAGTCAAGCTAACGGCATCAAGAATAAATTTTTCTCACGTTGCAGTACATCAAGTTATGACACAGCCAGTCATCACGATGAAACTGTCAGACTTGCAAGGTGTCATGAAAGTCTTTTCACTGATGCACAACCATCAAATTCGTCATTTGCCGATTGTAGACGAAGAGGAACGCTTAATAGGAATTATTACGGCTACCAGTTTACTAGAAGTTTTACACCAGTTACCTTTGGTGGGTATTGTTGAAGCTTTACACCAGTCATCAAAAGCCTTCAATTATCCAATTGCCAAGCACAAAAATTTATCAACAGAAACAACGGAATTTTATAATTCTCAGGAATTATGCCAAAAAGACTTTACTGATTGTCGCATTGTGCAGCAAACAATCAGACAGAGTGAAACAATCTATCGTCAAATTATTGAAGGACAGTCGGATGTAATTTTGCGAGTTGATTTGTCAGCGAGGATTAAATTTGCTAACCACGCGGCTTGTGAAATTTTTGGGAAACAATTGACAGATTTTGTTGATTTATCAATATTTGATTTATTTCCTCCCCATGAATTATCTCAAGCCAGACAAAACTTTATTAACTTACAATCTCCACCTTACGACATAAGTATCCAAGAGCAAGCTGTAGTGACAGTTAAGGGTATGCGTTGGTTTGAGTGGAAGATTACAGGAATTCAAAATGAAATCGGTGAAGTAACTCAATTTCAAGGAGTTGGAAGGGATATCACAGAACGCAAGCTGATGGAAGAAGCATTACGCGCTAGTGAAGAGAAATTTCGCTACTTTGCCGAAAATAGCCATACATTATTTTGGATAGCTGATATAGGATCAGGAAACAATCTCTACGTAAATCCAGCGTACGAAAAAATTTGGGGACGATCTTGTGAGAGTTTACGTCAAAACCCGGCATCTTGGTTAGAATCACTACATCCAGAAGATCGCGATCGCGTCCTTGATAAAATAGAAAAGCAAAAACGCGGTGAACCCACTAATGAAGAGTATCGTATTTTGCGACCCGACGGCACAGTGCGTTGGATTTGGGATCGGGGTTTTTCGATTTGCGATGCTCAAGGCACAATATACACCTATGGAGGTGTAGCCGAAGATATTACAGAACGCAAGCAAACAGAAGATTCTTTACGCCAGAGCGAAGAAAGATTGAGCCTAGCTCTCAAATCTGCGGGGATGGGAATATTTGACTGGAATCTTTTAACAAACGCTACCTTGTGGTCAGCTAATATGGGTTTGCTTTATGGTTTACCCCAAGGTACTATCTGTCCTCACCCAGAAGAATTTTTAAACCTACTTCATCCCGACGACCGCATCCCGTTTAGAAAAGCAGTTTATGATAGTATTGAACATCAGCAAGAATTTATTAGCGAATATCGCGTAATTTGGCCTGACGGTAGCATCCACTGGTTAAGTAGCAGAGGTCACACCTACTGTAACGAAATAGGTAAGCCGATCAGAATGATTGGTACAACCAGAGACATCAGTGAACGCAAACAAGCAGAACAAAAAATCCACGAACAAGCAGCTTTACTTGATATTGCTACCGATGCAATTTTTGTTCAAGATTTAACTAGTCACATCCTATATTGGAATCAAGGTGCAGAACGTCTGTATGGTTGGTCTGCATCAGAAGTTTTAGGCAAATCAAATCAAGATTTACTCTATCCAGAGCATTCATTGCCACTCTACCAAACAGCTTTAAAAACCGTCATTGCTAAGGGGAAATGGCAAGGAGAATTCCCACAAATCACTAAATCTCATCAAGAAATTATTGTACAAAGCCGATGGACATTGGTACAAGATGCAAGTGGCAATCCTAAATCAATTTTGATTGTTAACACCGATATCACCGAGAAAAAACAACTAGAAGAGCAATTTTTTCGGACTCAACGCTTAGAAAGTTTAGGAACTTTAGCCGGTGGAATTGCCCACGACTTAAACAATATTTTGACACCAATTTTAGCTGCTGCCCAACTTTTAAAAAATAAAACACAGCCAAAATCGGAGTTAAAACTCCCTGCGCTGACGACAACATCGCAACACCTCCTAGAAATTATTGAAAACAACGCCAAACGGGGAGCAGCCTTAGTCAAGCAAGTATTATTCTTTGCACGGGGGTGTAAAGGAGAACGTACCATAGTCCAAATCAAACACCTAATTACCGATATTGTTCTCATCGGTAAACAAACATTTCCCAAATCAATTGAATGGATGACAAAATTACCAGAGAATCTCTACTCTGTCTCTGGAGATCCTACCCAATTGCATCAAGTCCTGATGAATTTAGTAGTCAATGCCCGTGATGCAATGCTAGAGGGAGGGAAAATTACTATCTCTGCGGAAAATGTCTTCCTGGATCAAGCTTACGCCCAGATGAACATCAATGCTCAAGTCGGGCATTACATTGTGATTAAAATTCAAGATACAGGTGTAGGAATGCCACCTAAAATCTTAGATCGGATTTTCGAGCCATTTTTTACAACTAAAGAAATAGGCACAGGTACAGGCTTAGGACTTTCCACCGTACTCGGTATCACTAAAAGTCATAGTGGTTTTTTGACTGTTACCAGCAAAGTAGGTAAAGGTAGTCAATTTAACTTATTCCTCCCCGCCGTGCCAAGCATACCAGATACCACTGCCGAAGATCATGTAACGCCTCAAGGTAATGGAGAGTTAATTTTAGTTGTTGATGATGAAGTTCAAATTTGCGAAATCATCAGCATGATATTAGAACAGCACAACTATCAAGTTTTAACTGCTCATAATGGTATCGAAGCGATCGCCCTCTATGCCCAAAACAAACATAAAATTAGTGCGATCGTCATGGATATGATGATGCCAGAACTAGATGGAGTCGCCACCATTCGGACTGTCCAGAAAATGAACCCGAATGTGCAAATTATCGCTTGCAGTGGACAGAATTCCCCAGAAGCCATAGCAGATATTCCTGGTGTGACTGTGCGTCAAATTCTACCCAAACCCTTCACAGCCGCAGAATTGTTAAATAGTTTGCATGATGCAATGGGGGATTAG
- a CDS encoding antibiotic biosynthesis monooxygenase encodes MDFQDFLRHQFAQVVVGEFKPGKFEAAKKLYEEAVLTYSDGFKAAYLLQEPGTDKGISVIFWESVEDMTANQNEAYQHILKQMMPLFAHPPQTTVYELVCEMKPAEKEDEVD; translated from the coding sequence ATGGATTTTCAAGATTTTCTCAGACATCAGTTTGCACAGGTAGTGGTTGGAGAATTCAAGCCAGGTAAATTTGAGGCGGCAAAAAAATTATATGAAGAAGCTGTATTAACCTACAGTGATGGTTTCAAAGCAGCCTATCTACTCCAAGAACCAGGTACAGATAAAGGTATATCTGTAATTTTTTGGGAAAGTGTGGAAGATATGACCGCTAATCAAAATGAAGCTTATCAGCATATTTTAAAACAGATGATGCCACTATTTGCTCACCCACCGCAAACCACTGTGTATGAACTAGTATGCGAGATGAAGCCAGCAGAAAAAGAAGATGAAGTAGACTAA
- a CDS encoding sucrose synthase: MYELHQAILANNEESTTLRQLIIALSALDRRYFLRNEILQTFAQHCKQSQKPAYFYYSSSVAKLIHCTHEIILEEEAIWFVVRPKIASQEVWRLTSDFTKFELMSPVALLDVSDRLVNAYDPHILEIDLKAFYQNSPSISDPRNIGQGLAFLNHYLCSQLETDPQYWFELIYLALQALQYNGTRLLLSDRITSGIQLAKQIRQAIQFLSQQPPEAPYSNFHPDLQKLGFEPGWGNTASRTLETFTLLERLIEAPQPAILETFVSRVPAIFRVVLVSVHGWVAQTDVMGRDETLGQVIYVLEEARNLENKLQSEIQLAGLDILGIRPHVIILTRLIPNCEGTFCNLRLEKVDGTENAWILRVPFREFNPEITNNWIPKSDIWPYLETFAEDAAPAIIQQFSGNPNLIIGNYTDGNLVAFLLARTLKVTHCNIAHSLEKPKYLFSNLYWQDFEEEYHFSAQFTADLITMNAADFIITSSYQEIVGTPDSIGQYESYKCFTMPHLYHVVDGIDLFNPKFNMIPPGVNEQLFFHYGQKDKRDSNLTKKISDLIFSTESHQILGKLDAAQKRPILAVAPITSIKNLTGLVECFGQSPELQECCNLIIITSKLHISEAANPTEAAEMQKLQDLIKQYKLDNKIRWVGMRLPNYEVGEAYRVVADLGGIYVHFARFEAFGRSILEAMISGLPTFATKFGGALEIIEDYGNGFHINPTDLSGTAKKIVTFLEECDRHPEYWEEISEWVSKRIHHKYNWELHTNQLLSLAKIYSFWNFVAPENTEARVRYMETLFHLIYKPRAEKILAKHISQ, encoded by the coding sequence ATGTATGAACTACATCAAGCGATTTTGGCTAATAATGAAGAATCAACTACGCTGCGTCAGTTGATAATTGCACTTTCGGCGTTAGATAGGCGTTACTTTCTCAGAAACGAGATTCTACAAACTTTTGCTCAACACTGTAAGCAATCCCAAAAACCAGCATACTTTTATTATTCTTCCTCTGTGGCGAAGTTAATTCACTGCACCCACGAAATCATTCTGGAGGAGGAAGCAATATGGTTTGTGGTGCGTCCAAAAATTGCTAGCCAAGAGGTTTGGCGACTAACGTCGGATTTTACGAAGTTTGAGCTGATGTCACCTGTAGCATTATTAGATGTGAGCGATCGCCTAGTCAATGCCTATGACCCCCACATCTTAGAAATTGACCTCAAAGCCTTTTATCAAAATTCCCCCAGCATCAGTGATCCTCGAAACATTGGTCAAGGATTGGCTTTTCTCAATCATTATCTATGTAGTCAACTAGAAACTGATCCTCAATATTGGTTTGAACTGATTTACTTAGCTCTGCAAGCCCTGCAATATAATGGTACTCGCTTATTACTGAGCGATCGCATTACCTCCGGTATTCAACTAGCCAAACAAATTCGCCAAGCTATTCAGTTTCTCAGTCAGCAACCACCAGAAGCACCCTACAGCAATTTTCATCCAGACTTGCAAAAACTTGGGTTTGAACCAGGGTGGGGAAACACTGCTTCCCGCACACTAGAAACCTTCACCCTCTTAGAAAGACTCATCGAAGCACCACAACCTGCGATTTTAGAAACATTTGTCTCTCGTGTTCCGGCGATATTTCGTGTAGTTCTTGTTTCTGTTCATGGCTGGGTGGCACAAACAGATGTGATGGGAAGAGATGAAACCTTGGGACAAGTCATCTATGTATTGGAAGAAGCACGGAATTTAGAAAACAAACTCCAGTCAGAAATTCAACTCGCCGGTTTGGATATTCTCGGAATTCGACCTCATGTCATTATTCTCACCCGCTTAATTCCTAACTGTGAAGGGACATTTTGTAACCTGCGCCTAGAAAAAGTAGATGGTACAGAAAACGCTTGGATATTACGTGTTCCCTTTAGGGAATTTAATCCGGAGATTACTAATAATTGGATACCAAAATCTGATATTTGGCCTTATTTAGAAACCTTTGCTGAAGATGCAGCACCAGCAATTATCCAGCAGTTTTCAGGCAACCCTAATTTAATTATTGGTAATTATACAGATGGTAACTTAGTTGCGTTCTTATTGGCTCGCACCTTAAAAGTTACCCATTGTAATATTGCCCATTCTTTAGAAAAACCAAAGTATTTATTTAGTAATCTTTATTGGCAAGACTTTGAAGAAGAATATCATTTTTCTGCTCAATTTACTGCCGATTTAATCACCATGAATGCGGCAGATTTTATCATTACATCATCTTACCAAGAAATTGTCGGTACACCAGACAGTATAGGACAATATGAATCATATAAATGCTTTACCATGCCGCATTTATATCATGTAGTTGATGGCATAGATTTATTTAATCCGAAATTTAACATGATTCCCCCAGGAGTCAACGAACAACTATTTTTCCACTACGGTCAAAAAGACAAACGAGATAGCAATTTAACTAAGAAAATATCAGATCTAATTTTTTCTACAGAAAGCCATCAGATTCTAGGTAAACTAGATGCTGCACAAAAGCGTCCGATTTTAGCTGTCGCACCAATCACATCGATTAAAAATCTGACTGGATTAGTAGAATGTTTTGGTCAAAGTCCAGAACTACAAGAGTGTTGTAATTTAATTATTATTACTAGTAAATTACATATTTCTGAAGCTGCCAACCCAACAGAAGCCGCAGAAATGCAAAAATTACAGGACTTAATTAAGCAGTATAAACTCGACAATAAAATTCGGTGGGTGGGGATGCGTTTACCTAACTATGAAGTAGGAGAAGCCTACAGAGTAGTAGCCGATTTAGGGGGAATATATGTACATTTCGCCCGATTTGAAGCCTTTGGACGCAGCATTTTAGAAGCCATGATTTCCGGTTTACCAACCTTTGCGACTAAATTCGGTGGGGCTTTAGAAATTATTGAGGATTATGGCAACGGTTTTCATATCAACCCCACAGATTTATCAGGAACAGCGAAGAAGATTGTGACATTTCTAGAAGAGTGCGATCGCCATCCCGAATACTGGGAAGAAATCTCCGAGTGGGTAAGTAAAAGAATTCACCATAAATATAACTGGGAACTACACACAAATCAATTACTGTCACTAGCTAAAATCTATAGTTTTTGGAACTTCGTCGCCCCAGAAAACACAGAAGCCAGAGTGCGTTACATGGAAACTTTATTCCATTTAATTTATAAACCCAGAGCCGAAAAGATTTTAGCAAAGCATATTAGTCAATAG